The following coding sequences lie in one Vibrio splendidus genomic window:
- a CDS encoding Na+/H+ antiporter NhaC family protein, translated as MSNSKNSNAVIAPSAVALIPLIVFLALFIGVGTYLSLQGVDFAFYQLPAPIAALPAVMLALLLSKDKLNRAIEQFLGGVGHKDIIAMCMIYLLAGAFAAVAKASGGVDATVNLGLSAIPTSMILPGIFLISAFIATAMGTSMGTIAAVAPVALGIADSAGMSIPLTAGVVLSGAMFGDNLSIISDTTIAATRSQGCEMRDKFKENIRIALPAALIAIVIFAFNSTATQVPETGPIEWLKVLPYITILILAVSGMNVLVVLTIGILLAGGVSLGSVENYGMTDYAQDIYAGFGNMQEIFLLSMLIGGLSELMRRQGGLAFLTSLVSGVIRAFGSSHSKQANGRASELGIAGLVSMVNLCTANNTVAIIVSGSVARQLAEENNVSPRRSASLLDIFSCVIQGVLPYGAQVLLLGSVFNLSPLDIVANSYYCFALAVVAVVAVFIKHPARQVANA; from the coding sequence ATGTCCAATTCAAAAAATTCTAATGCGGTAATTGCCCCTTCGGCAGTGGCGCTTATCCCTCTGATCGTGTTCCTAGCGCTGTTTATTGGCGTAGGTACGTACTTGTCACTGCAAGGCGTCGATTTTGCTTTCTATCAGCTTCCAGCTCCAATTGCAGCTTTGCCTGCTGTGATGTTGGCGTTGTTGTTAAGCAAAGATAAATTGAACCGTGCTATCGAACAATTCTTGGGTGGAGTCGGTCACAAAGACATTATCGCAATGTGTATGATCTACCTATTGGCGGGTGCTTTTGCGGCTGTGGCTAAAGCGTCTGGTGGCGTTGACGCGACTGTAAACCTTGGCCTATCTGCTATTCCAACTAGCATGATTCTGCCGGGTATCTTCCTTATTTCTGCTTTCATCGCAACAGCAATGGGCACTTCTATGGGTACCATCGCTGCGGTTGCACCTGTGGCGTTAGGCATTGCAGATTCAGCAGGCATGAGCATTCCACTGACAGCAGGTGTTGTTTTGAGTGGCGCGATGTTTGGTGACAACCTGTCTATCATCTCTGATACCACCATTGCCGCGACACGTTCGCAAGGCTGTGAGATGAGAGATAAGTTTAAAGAAAACATCCGCATTGCACTTCCAGCTGCTCTTATCGCGATTGTTATCTTTGCTTTCAACAGCACTGCAACTCAGGTTCCTGAAACAGGCCCAATCGAGTGGCTGAAAGTACTGCCGTACATCACTATTTTGATTCTTGCTGTATCGGGCATGAATGTGTTGGTTGTGCTGACAATTGGTATCTTGCTGGCGGGTGGTGTAAGTCTAGGTTCTGTTGAGAACTACGGTATGACGGATTACGCTCAAGACATCTACGCAGGCTTCGGCAACATGCAGGAGATTTTCTTATTGTCGATGCTGATTGGCGGTTTGAGTGAGCTCATGCGTCGTCAAGGTGGATTGGCGTTCCTGACTAGCTTAGTAAGTGGTGTGATTCGTGCGTTTGGCTCTTCACACTCTAAGCAAGCGAATGGCCGTGCGAGTGAGTTGGGTATTGCGGGCTTGGTATCTATGGTGAACCTATGTACTGCAAACAACACGGTAGCGATTATTGTGTCTGGTAGTGTGGCTCGCCAATTAGCTGAAGAAAATAACGTTTCTCCACGTCGCTCTGCCAGCTTATTGGATATCTTCTCTTGTGTGATTCAAGGCGTATTGCCTTACGGTGCACAGGTATTGCTATTAGGTTCGGTATTTAACTTATCGCCTTTGGATATCGTGGCTAATTCTTACTACTGTTTCGCGCTTGCAGTCGTTGCTGTGGTAGCTGTGTTTATCAAACATCCAGCACGTCAAGTGGCTAACGCTTAG
- a CDS encoding hydratase, giving the protein MTNVFKQAAEELLSRRVAGTKAPRLDEQYRPNNLEDALKIQSSMIDLKSDKVGGWKCLLPLAEEKFIVAPIFSGSIQQGEVCELFADNNVVRVEPEIAFTLAKSLPANPEGYSEEQINEAIGSCHMALELMQSRFADDSGAEFYERLADGLVNQGLFIGPEIDREKAFTSAEISVEVTQGEQVQAFDGKHPNTLPPSPIYWLINYMTRRGVDFQAGEAIITGSYCGIVEMEFDKLTTFHYQDIGEYQVTFQQKR; this is encoded by the coding sequence ATGACAAATGTATTTAAGCAAGCAGCTGAAGAACTGCTGAGTCGCCGCGTTGCGGGAACTAAAGCACCAAGATTGGACGAACAGTACCGTCCGAATAACTTGGAAGATGCGCTAAAGATCCAATCATCAATGATCGATCTTAAGAGCGACAAGGTCGGTGGTTGGAAGTGTTTGCTTCCTTTGGCTGAAGAGAAGTTTATTGTTGCGCCTATCTTTTCGGGCAGTATTCAACAAGGTGAGGTTTGTGAACTGTTTGCAGACAACAACGTTGTTCGTGTAGAACCTGAAATTGCCTTTACGCTTGCTAAGAGCCTGCCTGCAAACCCAGAAGGTTACAGTGAAGAGCAAATCAATGAAGCGATTGGTTCTTGCCATATGGCTCTTGAGTTAATGCAATCTCGCTTTGCTGATGACAGCGGTGCCGAGTTTTATGAAAGACTTGCTGACGGCCTAGTAAACCAAGGCTTGTTCATCGGCCCTGAGATTGATCGCGAAAAAGCGTTCACCTCTGCTGAGATCAGTGTTGAAGTAACTCAAGGCGAGCAAGTTCAAGCATTTGACGGTAAGCACCCGAATACACTGCCACCAAGTCCAATCTACTGGCTGATTAACTACATGACGCGTCGTGGTGTTGATTTCCAAGCGGGTGAAGCAATCATCACGGGTTCTTACTGCGGTATCGTAGAAATGGAATTCGATAAGCTAACGACATTCCATTACCAAGATATTGGCGAATACCAAGTAACGTTCCAACAAAAACGCTAA
- a CDS encoding DUF3861 domain-containing protein, translating to MTAFTGKYNNYRITIEEVNIKEDRELQTMQFEIEDRENMFAIVEKIKQDSGLDEQSATRLGVSIRLLGPMMMQDRKHPLFVDFMPHFRNFMQNLKKTLKGQ from the coding sequence ATGACAGCATTCACAGGCAAATACAATAACTACCGTATCACTATCGAAGAAGTGAACATCAAAGAAGATCGTGAACTGCAAACCATGCAGTTTGAAATTGAAGACAGAGAAAACATGTTCGCGATTGTTGAGAAGATCAAACAAGACAGCGGCTTAGACGAGCAATCAGCAACGCGACTAGGGGTGAGCATTCGATTACTCGGCCCAATGATGATGCAAGATAGAAAGCACCCTCTGTTTGTTGATTTTATGCCTCACTTCAGAAACTTCATGCAAAACCTGAAGAAGACGTTGAAAGGGCAGTAA
- a CDS encoding DUF2798 domain-containing protein: MTIQATLTPTLPEQKGTPVLYKILVMMSLMLTIGGSLTAVMTYMNVGFGEAFISNWLSSLAIAVVIMMPIGMVMMTLVTKVIAKALPNYGEKARNLIVGLIMAFIMESIMAFVTAANNIGFSDPSAFTSGWFNGFIAALPIGLTIMVVMSMTVKPKLERFMKS; the protein is encoded by the coding sequence ATGACGATTCAAGCAACTCTAACGCCAACTCTTCCTGAGCAAAAAGGCACACCGGTTTTATACAAAATTTTGGTCATGATGAGTTTAATGCTGACGATTGGCGGCAGTTTAACAGCGGTTATGACTTACATGAATGTCGGGTTTGGTGAGGCATTCATCAGCAATTGGCTATCATCGTTAGCGATTGCTGTCGTGATTATGATGCCAATCGGCATGGTGATGATGACTTTGGTGACTAAAGTCATTGCTAAGGCGTTGCCCAATTACGGCGAGAAAGCTCGCAACTTAATCGTGGGATTGATTATGGCTTTCATCATGGAGTCCATCATGGCATTTGTAACAGCGGCAAATAATATTGGATTTTCGGATCCATCGGCGTTTACCAGTGGATGGTTTAATGGATTTATTGCTGCGCTTCCTATTGGCCTTACGATCATGGTCGTGATGTCGATGACGGTTAAACCTAAGCTCGAACGATTCATGAAGAGCTAG
- a CDS encoding MarR family winged helix-turn-helix transcriptional regulator encodes MSDNTSLESIFRLVHSLKRQMSEQIESLDSEIAPMNIRVMKIITKKSPCTAIDIAHFLDRDKAQVTRLINALINQELVKKSPNPEDKRSQLLVLTDKGQEIMSKVSDIDRDMLKRMTKGMAEDELEQFRKIAKKMAQNLES; translated from the coding sequence ATGTCTGATAACACATCGCTAGAGTCTATCTTTCGTTTAGTGCACTCTTTGAAACGTCAAATGAGCGAACAGATTGAGAGCTTAGACTCAGAGATCGCACCTATGAACATTCGTGTCATGAAGATCATCACTAAGAAGTCTCCATGTACCGCTATCGATATCGCACACTTCCTAGATCGTGATAAAGCACAGGTCACTCGACTTATTAATGCCTTGATCAATCAGGAACTTGTGAAGAAGTCTCCGAACCCGGAAGACAAGCGCAGCCAGTTATTGGTTCTGACCGATAAGGGTCAAGAGATCATGAGTAAGGTCTCGGATATCGATCGAGACATGCTGAAGAGAATGACCAAAGGCATGGCCGAAGATGAGTTAGAGCAATTCAGAAAAATTGCGAAGAAAATGGCGCAGAACTTAGAAAGCTGA
- a CDS encoding MBL fold metallo-hydrolase, which translates to MKKYLLPILGVLAVVAIVSTGSQSNDNLDKLPKKFANSELEYKSGMSDIFSILKAYVTVERNEPVPRAALPLIPMTAEQLIEEQDDVAYRLGHSSVMMKLDGKLVMTDPVFSDRASPVQWMGPKRFHPTPITLQDLPDIDVVVISHDHYDHLDKGAVKVLADKVGTFLVPLRVGALLEKWGVDKEKIIELNWWESATASDIEFTLTPTQHFSGRGLLDRDQTLWGSWVINASDKKVFFSGDSGYFSGFKEIGERYGPFDLTMVETGAYNSLWADIHMFPEQSVQAHIDLQGKVMMPIHNSTFDLSMHDWQDPMEQALAISKERDVQMVSPVMGERLVISEPVPVQAWWKLVSN; encoded by the coding sequence ATGAAAAAATATCTATTACCGATTTTAGGAGTACTTGCCGTGGTCGCTATCGTAAGCACAGGTTCACAATCAAACGACAATCTAGATAAGCTTCCAAAGAAGTTTGCTAACAGTGAGTTGGAATACAAATCGGGTATGTCTGATATTTTTTCAATCTTGAAAGCATACGTGACTGTGGAAAGGAATGAGCCAGTGCCGCGCGCTGCATTGCCTTTGATTCCAATGACAGCTGAGCAATTGATCGAAGAACAAGACGACGTTGCTTATCGCCTAGGTCACTCTAGCGTGATGATGAAATTGGATGGCAAGCTAGTGATGACCGATCCTGTGTTCAGTGATCGTGCATCACCGGTGCAATGGATGGGACCAAAGCGTTTTCATCCGACACCAATCACACTGCAAGACCTACCCGATATCGACGTGGTGGTGATCAGCCACGATCACTACGACCATTTAGACAAAGGTGCCGTTAAGGTGCTCGCTGACAAAGTGGGTACGTTCCTAGTGCCACTAAGAGTGGGCGCACTATTGGAAAAGTGGGGCGTGGATAAAGAGAAGATCATCGAATTGAACTGGTGGGAATCGGCAACGGCCTCAGACATTGAGTTCACTTTGACGCCGACACAGCATTTCTCTGGCCGTGGCTTGCTTGATCGTGATCAAACACTGTGGGGTAGCTGGGTTATTAACGCTTCAGACAAGAAAGTCTTCTTTAGCGGTGATTCTGGTTACTTCAGCGGCTTTAAAGAGATTGGTGAGCGCTATGGGCCGTTTGATTTAACCATGGTTGAAACGGGCGCGTATAATTCTCTTTGGGCGGATATTCATATGTTCCCGGAGCAGAGTGTTCAGGCGCACATTGATCTGCAAGGTAAGGTGATGATGCCAATCCACAACAGTACCTTCGACCTTTCTATGCATGATTGGCAAGACCCAATGGAACAAGCACTGGCGATAAGCAAAGAGCGAGATGTGCAAATGGTAAGCCCTGTGATGGGTGAACGTTTGGTGATCTCAGAGCCCGTACCTGTTCAGGCATGGTGGAAATTAGTATCGAATTAG
- a CDS encoding methyl-accepting chemotaxis protein — protein sequence MQFTIRTKAILATIIAALAIISVMGIYSFQSSRAILIDRTFERELPASLGEVSNEINLKLETPILASKMMTLSPLMKQASLSEKNLRAYLESVKNEFNAISAYYVSNEASTYYTHNGVLKTISTNEQSDQWFYRFIQSDKAFELSLDIDAGTGIPTLFVNYVVTRNGERIGVTGIGLTLESITQLISNYSVGKSGIVFLVDKQGIIKVHPDKNLIGQSLNSVGIESSLLLGSQKTIVHEGVVDGQPQILGSKAMPGIGWTLITQIPKQEVLSELNGFSQTIIFMALLIAAIYTPIAAWATNKLLLPFVEVAELLQQIGKGGGDLTLRLDDSRHDEIGQIAKGYNQFVQYLSDLLKDVSNTGQQISESIQSVDRMAQSMEQDIKQQTSQIEQVATAIHEMGASSDEIAQNANGAADSASRASGAINIGQKSVTVTSESIEHMNQQLDDTTAIVNQLAQDANSIDTVLDVISGVSEQTNLLALNAAIEAARAGEQGRGFAVVADEVRTLASRSQASTEEIRGIIEQLQQRTQQAVAAIETSTTLGTNCRVEASNSEQQLSSISHSVDEMNAMNMQIASATGQQSNVINEISPHISGISEIARESDNMIEKTAQECQHLRTKAMHLTNLVSQFKC from the coding sequence TTGCAATTTACTATACGAACTAAGGCAATATTGGCGACGATCATCGCAGCTCTCGCCATTATCAGCGTGATGGGGATTTATTCATTTCAATCGAGCCGAGCCATTTTAATTGATAGAACCTTTGAAAGAGAGCTACCTGCTTCGCTTGGCGAGGTGAGTAATGAAATCAACCTTAAGTTAGAAACCCCTATTCTTGCATCAAAGATGATGACGCTGTCTCCTCTGATGAAACAAGCCTCACTCTCAGAGAAAAACCTCCGCGCCTATCTTGAGTCGGTCAAAAACGAATTCAATGCCATCAGTGCCTATTACGTATCAAACGAAGCAAGTACTTACTACACACACAATGGCGTTCTAAAAACTATCTCAACCAATGAACAAAGTGACCAATGGTTCTACCGTTTCATCCAGTCAGATAAAGCGTTTGAGCTCTCTTTAGATATTGATGCCGGCACTGGAATCCCAACGCTATTTGTCAACTATGTGGTTACTCGAAACGGCGAACGTATCGGTGTAACTGGCATCGGCTTGACCTTGGAAAGTATTACCCAGTTGATCAGCAACTACAGCGTGGGTAAAAGCGGTATTGTTTTTCTGGTCGATAAACAAGGGATCATCAAGGTTCACCCTGACAAAAACCTAATTGGTCAGTCACTGAACTCTGTCGGGATTGAAAGTAGCCTGCTACTCGGTAGTCAGAAAACCATTGTTCATGAAGGTGTTGTTGACGGGCAGCCTCAAATTCTTGGATCCAAAGCGATGCCAGGGATTGGTTGGACTCTGATTACTCAGATCCCCAAGCAAGAAGTATTGAGTGAATTAAACGGCTTCAGTCAAACCATTATCTTTATGGCTTTACTCATCGCTGCAATCTACACGCCAATCGCAGCGTGGGCGACCAACAAACTGTTGCTGCCTTTTGTTGAAGTTGCAGAACTATTACAGCAGATAGGAAAAGGCGGTGGCGATCTAACGCTTCGCTTGGATGACTCCCGTCATGATGAAATAGGCCAGATTGCGAAAGGATATAACCAATTTGTTCAATACCTTAGCGACCTGCTTAAAGACGTGTCGAATACAGGTCAGCAAATATCAGAATCCATTCAGAGCGTGGATCGAATGGCTCAATCGATGGAACAAGACATCAAACAACAAACTAGCCAAATAGAACAAGTCGCCACAGCCATTCACGAGATGGGAGCCAGCTCTGACGAAATAGCCCAAAATGCTAACGGTGCTGCCGATAGTGCGAGCAGAGCTTCAGGTGCAATAAACATCGGCCAAAAATCGGTCACAGTCACCTCAGAAAGTATCGAACACATGAACCAACAACTCGACGACACCACGGCCATCGTTAATCAACTCGCTCAAGATGCTAACTCTATCGACACTGTGCTGGATGTAATCAGCGGTGTTTCTGAACAAACGAACTTGTTAGCATTGAATGCGGCAATCGAAGCCGCTCGAGCTGGTGAGCAAGGCCGAGGGTTTGCGGTGGTTGCAGATGAAGTAAGAACACTCGCCTCACGAAGCCAAGCATCAACTGAAGAGATACGCGGTATCATCGAGCAACTTCAACAACGCACGCAACAAGCCGTGGCAGCGATAGAAACGAGCACCACATTAGGAACTAACTGCCGAGTAGAGGCTTCCAATTCAGAGCAACAGCTATCGAGCATTTCTCATAGCGTCGATGAGATGAATGCTATGAACATGCAGATTGCCTCTGCGACAGGGCAACAATCCAATGTGATCAACGAGATATCACCGCACATCTCAGGCATTTCTGAAATAGCCAGAGAGAGCGATAACATGATTGAGAAAACGGCTCAGGAGTGTCAGCACTTACGCACCAAAGCGATGCATTTAACGAATCTGGTTTCTCAGTTCAAATGCTGA